In one Massilia endophytica genomic region, the following are encoded:
- a CDS encoding sigma-70 family RNA polymerase sigma factor encodes MLTIHQQLEAMRPALLRFALLQLRNDALAEDAVQDALLAVLEKPDRFAGQSSLRTYVTGVMKHKIIDLLRSSTRERQFEVSEEDGEEMIDALFKPDGHTWDMPRNWGDPDATLERQEFFSIMELCLEKLPRNTARIFLMREWLEFDTSEICKELGCSTSNAWVMLYRARLRLRECLDLNWFGNQPDPANHERT; translated from the coding sequence ATGCTCACCATCCACCAGCAGCTGGAGGCGATGCGCCCGGCCTTGCTGCGTTTCGCCTTGCTTCAGCTGCGCAACGACGCCCTGGCGGAGGACGCCGTGCAGGACGCCCTGCTGGCCGTGCTGGAGAAGCCGGACCGTTTCGCGGGCCAGTCCTCTCTGCGCACCTATGTCACCGGCGTGATGAAGCACAAGATCATCGACCTTTTGCGCAGCAGCACGCGCGAGCGCCAGTTCGAGGTGTCGGAGGAGGACGGCGAGGAGATGATCGACGCCCTGTTCAAGCCGGACGGGCATACCTGGGACATGCCCCGCAACTGGGGCGATCCGGACGCCACGCTGGAGCGCCAGGAATTTTTCTCCATCATGGAGCTGTGCCTCGAAAAACTGCCCCGCAACACGGCCCGCATCTTCCTGATGCGCGAGTGGCTGGAATTCGATACCAGCGAGATTTGTAAGGAACTGGGCTGTTCCACGTCTAATGCCTGGGTGATGCTGTATCGCGCGCGCCTGCGCCTGCGGGAGTGTCTCGATCTGAACTGGTTCGGTAATCAGCCGGACCCGGCGAACCATGAAAGGACGTGA
- a CDS encoding zf-HC2 domain-containing protein: MSLKPTCKEVHRLVSEGLDRNLSLTERSRVQMHLLVCRACERFNGQMDLLRRAMRRYEVPVDPPSDEPPRN; the protein is encoded by the coding sequence ATGTCATTGAAACCGACCTGCAAGGAGGTGCACCGCCTTGTCTCCGAGGGGCTGGACCGCAATCTCAGCCTGACGGAACGTTCCCGCGTGCAGATGCATCTGCTGGTATGCCGCGCCTGCGAGCGCTTCAACGGGCAGATGGACCTGCTGCGCCGCGCCATGCGGCGCTATGAGGTCCCGGTCGACCCGCCTTCCGACGAGCCCCCCAGGAACTGA
- a CDS encoding lactonase family protein, whose amino-acid sequence MQVPFPRRRSFLSAIAIAAALTACGGSDSPAIMVGTPPAPPPPPPLALQLYTQTNETANTVVHFTRAADGKLTRKEATATAGVGTNAVRANGTPGPNSLGSQFSVIASPDNKQLFVANGGDSSISVMAIDQSTGALTVRKNSKTAGQTPNSLAYSKGYLYASFLRGAKLAAYRVEADGALSQVGLYDIASGTGLAAASIAPTQLVVSPDGKWLVVSAGTGTNAVLSYPMNADGSLGAPLVNNTQFATPFAGLFVPGLSSQVYLSTGITGVSLTSYTLSQSGMLTQLNQAAATGVGAPCWLSITPNGKFAFVGNGSGSISSYAIAANGAVTLLQSVAAEEPSVLTGVSSVAGDSWVSPDSKFLYSTYLGADKVVVYSIAADGKLNKVGETAIGTSTKLSLQGLAGV is encoded by the coding sequence ATGCAAGTACCATTTCCCCGTCGGCGTTCGTTCCTGAGCGCCATCGCCATCGCGGCCGCACTGACGGCCTGCGGCGGCAGCGACAGCCCCGCAATCATGGTCGGCACGCCGCCGGCGCCGCCTCCACCGCCGCCGCTGGCCCTGCAGCTGTACACACAGACCAACGAAACGGCCAACACGGTCGTGCACTTCACGCGCGCGGCCGACGGCAAGCTGACGCGCAAGGAGGCCACCGCTACCGCAGGCGTGGGCACCAATGCCGTGCGCGCGAACGGCACGCCGGGGCCCAATTCCCTGGGCAGCCAGTTCAGCGTGATCGCCAGCCCGGACAACAAGCAGCTCTTCGTCGCCAACGGCGGCGATTCGTCCATCTCCGTGATGGCCATCGACCAGAGCACCGGCGCGCTCACCGTGCGCAAAAACAGCAAGACCGCCGGTCAGACGCCGAACAGCCTTGCCTACTCGAAGGGCTATCTCTACGCCAGCTTCCTGCGCGGCGCCAAGCTGGCAGCCTATCGCGTTGAAGCCGATGGCGCGCTGTCCCAGGTCGGGCTGTACGACATCGCCTCCGGCACGGGCCTCGCCGCCGCGTCCATCGCGCCGACCCAGTTGGTGGTTTCGCCGGACGGCAAATGGCTGGTGGTGAGCGCTGGCACGGGCACGAACGCCGTGCTGTCCTACCCGATGAATGCGGACGGCTCGCTGGGCGCGCCCCTGGTCAACAACACGCAGTTCGCCACGCCTTTCGCGGGCCTCTTCGTGCCGGGACTGAGCAGCCAGGTCTACCTGTCCACCGGCATCACCGGCGTGTCGCTCACCTCCTACACCCTGTCGCAAAGCGGCATGCTGACGCAGCTGAACCAGGCCGCGGCGACCGGCGTGGGTGCGCCATGCTGGCTGTCGATTACGCCGAACGGCAAATTCGCCTTCGTGGGCAACGGCAGCGGATCCATCTCCTCCTATGCCATCGCGGCCAACGGCGCGGTGACCCTGCTGCAGTCCGTGGCAGCGGAAGAGCCTTCGGTGCTCACCGGCGTGAGCAGCGTGGCGGGCGACTCCTGGGTGAGCCCGGACAGCAAGTTCCTGTATTCGACCTACCTGGGCGCGGACAAGGTGGTGGTGTATTCGATTGCAGCGGACGGAAAGCTGAACAAGGTCGGCGAAACGGCGATCGGCACCTCGACCAAGCTTAGCCTGCAGGGCCTGGCGGGCGTGTGA
- a CDS encoding HvfC/BufC N-terminal domain-containing protein, which produces MSALAALFANFQAALLVEECGASQLRREIVQGPGLDACSRVGIYRNAYRIRLKEALSTAFARTHAYIGDAVFHDLAMAYIALTPSSESSLRWYGADFPAFLARELPGHPAVAELAEFEWALALAFDAEDARSLTADGLQGISEQGWDGVGFLLHPSAQLLTFEWNAPAIWLALDRGEAPPEAMRAAVPVTWLIWRRDLQPHFRSLDLHEADALRELAQGDTFAAVSERLAARYTDQEVLHEITAWLYGWLQDGLLAAIRFNCGPQRL; this is translated from the coding sequence ATGAGCGCCCTGGCAGCCCTGTTCGCCAACTTCCAGGCCGCCCTGCTGGTGGAAGAATGCGGCGCATCGCAACTGCGCCGGGAGATCGTGCAGGGTCCCGGCCTCGATGCCTGCTCACGGGTCGGCATCTACCGCAACGCCTATCGCATACGTTTGAAGGAAGCCCTGTCCACCGCCTTCGCGCGAACGCATGCCTACATCGGCGATGCCGTCTTTCACGACCTGGCGATGGCCTACATTGCGCTGACGCCCTCCTCCGAGTCGAGCCTGCGCTGGTACGGCGCGGACTTTCCCGCCTTTCTCGCGCGCGAGCTGCCAGGCCATCCCGCCGTTGCGGAACTGGCCGAATTCGAATGGGCGCTGGCGCTTGCTTTCGATGCAGAGGACGCACGCAGTCTCACTGCCGACGGCCTGCAAGGCATCTCGGAACAAGGCTGGGACGGCGTCGGCTTCCTGCTCCATCCTTCGGCGCAGCTGCTCACCTTCGAATGGAACGCGCCCGCCATCTGGCTCGCCCTGGACCGTGGCGAAGCGCCGCCGGAGGCCATGCGCGCGGCCGTGCCCGTGACCTGGCTCATTTGGCGCAGGGACCTGCAGCCGCATTTCCGCTCGCTCGACCTGCACGAAGCCGATGCCCTGCGCGAGCTTGCGCAAGGCGACACCTTCGCCGCCGTATCGGAGCGCCTCGCTGCGCGCTACACAGACCAGGAAGTACTGCACGAAATTACCGCATGGCTGTACGGCTGGCTGCAGGACGGACTGCTGGCCGCCATCCGCTTCAACTGCGGGCCGCAAAGGCTGTAA
- the bufB gene encoding MNIO family bufferin maturase, producing the protein MVKRLPFPGFGLGLRPAHYAAIIDQPRQVDWFEILTENYMVPGGKPLHMLDRIRQDYPLAMHGVSMSVGSIAGPDLDYLRALKKLVRRVEPLWVSDHLCWTGAHGVHLHDLLPLPYTAEMVRLVAANIRRVQDILERPLVLENVSSYLAFTQDSLSEWDFLTAVAEEADCLLLLDVNNIYVSSVNHGFDPYAYLRAIPAARVQQIHLAGHSDHGHYIVDTHDEAVSDPVWRLYEAALQHCGPVATMIERDDNIPPFAEMVAELALARTIAAGCFEEAAA; encoded by the coding sequence ATGGTCAAACGCCTTCCCTTTCCCGGCTTCGGGCTGGGCCTGCGCCCCGCCCACTACGCCGCCATCATCGATCAGCCGCGCCAGGTGGACTGGTTCGAGATCCTTACCGAGAACTACATGGTCCCCGGCGGCAAGCCGCTGCACATGCTCGACCGCATCCGGCAGGACTACCCACTGGCCATGCATGGCGTATCCATGTCGGTCGGCTCCATTGCGGGACCGGACCTGGACTACCTGCGGGCGCTGAAGAAGCTGGTGCGCCGCGTCGAGCCGCTCTGGGTATCGGACCATCTGTGCTGGACCGGAGCGCATGGCGTGCACCTGCACGACCTGCTGCCCCTGCCCTATACCGCCGAAATGGTGCGGCTCGTGGCAGCCAATATCCGCCGCGTGCAGGACATCCTTGAACGCCCCCTCGTGCTGGAAAACGTGTCGAGCTACCTCGCCTTCACCCAGGACAGCCTGAGCGAGTGGGACTTCCTGACCGCCGTGGCCGAGGAGGCGGACTGCCTGCTCCTGCTGGACGTGAACAACATCTACGTCAGCAGCGTCAATCACGGCTTCGACCCTTATGCCTACCTGCGCGCCATTCCCGCAGCGCGCGTGCAGCAGATCCATCTGGCAGGGCACAGCGACCATGGGCACTACATCGTGGACACGCACGACGAGGCGGTGTCCGATCCGGTATGGCGGCTGTACGAAGCGGCGCTGCAGCATTGCGGGCCTGTCGCCACCATGATCGAGCGCGACGACAATATTCCTCCCTTCGCCGAGATGGTGGCGGAACTCGCGCTGGCGCGAACGATCGCGGCGGGCTGCTTCGAGGAGGCCGCTGCATGA
- the bufA2 gene encoding BufA2 family periplasmic bufferin-type metallophore, protein MKQVIKSGAMIAAAAAAMAVSGQVNAAPKSSVSAGDMVHCAGINSCKGTSACATAENACRGQNSCKGRGFLEMKARECLAKDGKIADLDK, encoded by the coding sequence ATGAAGCAAGTCATCAAATCCGGCGCCATGATCGCCGCCGCAGCAGCAGCCATGGCCGTATCGGGCCAGGTCAACGCCGCACCGAAATCGAGCGTGAGCGCGGGCGACATGGTCCACTGCGCAGGCATCAACAGCTGCAAGGGCACCAGCGCCTGCGCCACGGCGGAAAACGCCTGCCGCGGCCAGAACAGCTGCAAGGGCCGCGGCTTCCTCGAAATGAAGGCCAGGGAATGCCTGGCCAAGGACGGCAAGATCGCGGACCTGGACAAGTAA
- a CDS encoding sigma-70 family RNA polymerase sigma factor yields the protein MSAIDLPLNVLTPDCLHRQLEAMRPMLLRFAQLQLRDENLAEDAVQEALLAVIEKPERFAGQSSLRTYVTGILKHKIVDALRRVTRERRFHGHEEGLDDEVIDALFQEDGHTHSMPRQWGDPDAAMEQKEFFRVMEMCLARLPEKIARVFLMREWLEMETEEICLAVGCTAANAWVMLYRARIRLRECLDLNWFGARPV from the coding sequence TTGAGTGCCATCGACCTACCCCTGAATGTGCTGACGCCCGACTGCCTGCATCGCCAGCTCGAAGCCATGCGGCCGATGCTGCTGCGCTTCGCACAGCTTCAGCTGCGCGACGAGAACCTGGCCGAGGACGCGGTGCAGGAGGCGCTGCTGGCCGTGATCGAGAAGCCGGAGCGCTTCGCGGGCCAGTCGTCCCTGCGCACCTATGTGACCGGGATACTGAAGCACAAGATCGTGGATGCGCTGCGCAGGGTGACGCGCGAGCGCCGCTTCCATGGCCATGAGGAAGGGCTGGACGACGAGGTGATCGATGCCCTGTTCCAGGAGGATGGCCACACCCACAGCATGCCGCGCCAATGGGGCGATCCCGATGCGGCGATGGAGCAGAAGGAGTTTTTCCGCGTGATGGAGATGTGCCTGGCGCGCCTGCCGGAGAAGATAGCGCGCGTGTTCCTGATGCGGGAATGGCTGGAGATGGAGACCGAGGAGATCTGCCTTGCTGTGGGCTGCACCGCCGCCAACGCCTGGGTCATGCTGTACCGCGCCCGCATCCGGCTGCGCGAATGCCTGGACCTGAACTGGTTCGGTGCGCGGCCCGTGTAA
- a CDS encoding BufA1 family periplasmic bufferin-type metallophore: MEKRHALLASALAAACALGMGSAHAADDKAAKEKCFGISKAGMNDCASTTGSHSCAGQSKKDMDPNEWKYVAKGSCEKMGGKTAPAK; the protein is encoded by the coding sequence ATGGAAAAACGTCACGCACTGCTGGCATCGGCCCTGGCTGCCGCCTGCGCACTGGGCATGGGCAGCGCCCACGCCGCCGACGACAAGGCCGCCAAGGAGAAGTGCTTCGGCATCTCGAAGGCAGGCATGAACGACTGCGCCAGCACCACCGGCTCGCATTCCTGCGCAGGCCAGTCCAAGAAGGACATGGATCCGAACGAATGGAAGTATGTGGCCAAGGGCAGCTGCGAGAAGATGGGCGGCAAAACCGCTCCGGCCAAGTAA
- a CDS encoding DoxX family protein: protein MQWILALHRRSGVFDAALADWGGSALSLALRLYVGWQFFKAGMVKLGDWSATLALFRTEYHVPVLPPELAAVMGAGGEIVLPLLLALGLLARPAALGLFFVNAMAVISYPQLFMLSCPAAVNDHKYWGMLLLVLAAFGPGRLSLDHWLNRRR from the coding sequence ATGCAATGGATTCTTGCACTGCACCGCCGCAGCGGCGTGTTCGATGCAGCCCTGGCCGACTGGGGCGGCTCCGCGCTCAGTCTCGCGCTGCGCCTCTACGTGGGCTGGCAGTTCTTCAAGGCAGGGATGGTGAAGCTGGGCGACTGGAGCGCCACCTTGGCCCTGTTCCGTACCGAATACCATGTGCCCGTGCTGCCGCCGGAGCTGGCGGCCGTGATGGGGGCGGGGGGAGAGATTGTGCTGCCCCTGCTGCTGGCCCTGGGGCTGCTGGCGCGGCCCGCTGCGCTGGGGCTGTTCTTCGTGAACGCCATGGCGGTGATTTCCTACCCACAGCTGTTCATGCTGTCCTGCCCCGCCGCGGTCAACGACCACAAATACTGGGGCATGCTGCTGCTGGTGCTGGCCGCTTTCGGCCCGGGACGCCTGTCCCTGGACCACTGGCTGAACCGCCGCCGGTAA
- a CDS encoding accessory factor UbiK family protein → MDMNAFLSDLQSKIQHAIDNSPAKDIEKNVKAMMTQGFAKLDLVTREEFDIQAQVLAKTRARLELLETRLAELEAKIAANAADQ, encoded by the coding sequence ATGGACATGAACGCCTTTCTCTCGGACCTGCAATCGAAGATCCAGCACGCGATCGACAACTCGCCGGCCAAGGACATTGAAAAGAACGTGAAAGCGATGATGACCCAGGGCTTTGCCAAGCTGGATCTGGTGACGCGGGAGGAATTCGACATCCAGGCCCAGGTCCTGGCCAAGACGCGCGCCCGCCTGGAGCTGCTGGAAACCCGCCTGGCGGAACTGGAAGCGAAGATCGCGGCGAACGCCGCGGATCAGTGA
- a CDS encoding TorF family putative porin, which yields MKQKTKRLPLASAVLFALATMAGGMVQAQEAPAAAPEAKPDNEIVYNVAVTSDYRFRGYSQSRLKPALQGGADWVNNPTGFYAGTWASTIKWVKDGGGDASIEWDVYGGKRGDLGGGFGYDVGGLGYIYPSNDLHPNANTFELYGAVTYGVGSLKYSHSLTNLFGFADSKNSSYWDLSANPDMGDGWVVNLHAGHQTVKNVADASYTDWKIGVSKDVGFATVSLAYFDTNTKFYVAPNGKILGRSGAVLTISKTF from the coding sequence ATGAAACAGAAAACCAAGCGCCTGCCCCTCGCCTCCGCAGTTCTTTTTGCTCTGGCAACGATGGCAGGCGGAATGGTGCAAGCCCAGGAAGCGCCTGCGGCCGCCCCGGAAGCCAAGCCGGACAACGAGATCGTCTATAACGTCGCGGTGACCAGCGACTACCGCTTCCGCGGCTATTCCCAGTCCCGCCTGAAGCCGGCGCTGCAGGGCGGCGCCGACTGGGTGAACAACCCCACCGGTTTCTACGCGGGCACCTGGGCCTCCACCATCAAGTGGGTCAAGGACGGCGGCGGCGATGCCAGCATCGAGTGGGATGTGTACGGCGGCAAGCGCGGCGACCTCGGCGGCGGCTTCGGCTACGACGTCGGCGGCCTGGGCTACATCTACCCTTCCAACGACCTGCACCCCAACGCCAATACCTTCGAGCTGTACGGCGCCGTGACCTACGGCGTGGGCTCGCTGAAGTATTCGCACTCGCTGACCAACCTGTTCGGCTTTGCCGACAGCAAGAACAGCAGCTACTGGGACCTGTCCGCCAATCCGGACATGGGCGACGGCTGGGTGGTCAACCTGCATGCGGGCCACCAGACCGTGAAGAACGTCGCCGACGCCAGCTATACCGACTGGAAGATCGGCGTGAGCAAGGACGTGGGCTTTGCCACCGTGTCCCTGGCCTACTTCGACACCAACACCAAGTTCTATGTGGCGCCGAACGGCAAAATCCTGGGGAGATCGGGCGCCGTGCTGACGATCTCGAAAACTTTCTGA
- a CDS encoding P-II family nitrogen regulator, whose product MKLITAIIKPFKLDEVREALSAINVQGITVTEVKGFGRQKGHTELYRGAEYVVDFLPKTKIEAAVDDDIVEQAIEAIEGAARTGKIGDGKIFVYDLEQVIRIRTGETGNDAL is encoded by the coding sequence ATGAAACTCATTACCGCCATCATCAAGCCCTTCAAGCTCGACGAAGTCCGCGAGGCGCTGTCGGCGATCAATGTACAGGGCATCACCGTGACCGAAGTGAAGGGCTTCGGCCGCCAGAAGGGCCACACCGAGCTGTATCGCGGCGCCGAGTACGTGGTCGACTTCCTGCCCAAGACCAAGATCGAAGCGGCCGTGGACGACGACATCGTCGAACAGGCCATCGAAGCCATCGAAGGTGCGGCCCGCACGGGCAAGATCGGCGACGGCAAGATTTTCGTCTACGACCTGGAGCAGGTCATTCGTATCCGTACCGGGGAAACCGGCAACGACGCACTCTGA
- a CDS encoding ammonium transporter, translating into MKQTITKLLAGLAVALAVSASVPGWAQDAKPAAPAASAEAAAAPAASAPAAAPETAPAAPAAAAAAPAAPAAAPAPTPQKGDTAWMFVATLLVILMTIPGLALFYGGLVRAKNMLSVLLQVFMIFALIIVLWCLYGYSLAFTEGNSFFGGFARAFLNGIYDPAAGAFAYAATFSKGVVIPEFIFVAFQGTFAAITCGLIVGAFAERAKFSAVLAFVVLWFTFAYVPVAHMVWFWTGPDLITSAETSAAEAAKAGFIWQKGALDFAGGTVVHINAAVAGIVGAFMIGKRVGYGRESMAPHSLTMTMIGASLLWVGWFGFNAGSALEAGDVAALAFMNTLLATAGATVSWVFGEWILKGKPSMLGGASGAVAGLVAITPAAGFVGPMGGLVMGLLAGIICLWGVNGLKRMIGADDSLDVFGVHGVGGILGAILTGVFAAPSLGGQGIWDYVANKGSPDYSIAGQVMTQATAVGITILWSGIVAVIAYKLVDIVIGLRVPEEEEREGLDITSHGESAYHS; encoded by the coding sequence ATGAAGCAAACCATAACAAAGCTGCTTGCCGGACTGGCCGTCGCGCTGGCCGTGAGCGCAAGCGTTCCAGGCTGGGCACAGGATGCAAAACCGGCGGCGCCTGCCGCCAGCGCGGAAGCTGCGGCGGCCCCTGCCGCGTCAGCTCCGGCCGCGGCGCCCGAGACAGCGCCTGCGGCCCCGGCGGCTGCGGCAGCGGCCCCGGCCGCACCGGCCGCCGCGCCGGCGCCCACGCCGCAGAAGGGCGACACCGCCTGGATGTTCGTGGCCACCCTGCTGGTGATCCTGATGACGATTCCGGGCCTGGCCCTGTTCTACGGCGGCCTGGTGCGCGCCAAGAACATGCTGTCGGTACTGCTGCAGGTCTTCATGATCTTCGCGCTGATCATCGTGCTGTGGTGCCTGTACGGCTACTCGCTTGCCTTCACCGAGGGCAACAGCTTCTTCGGCGGCTTTGCGCGCGCCTTCCTGAACGGCATCTACGATCCGGCAGCGGGCGCCTTCGCCTACGCGGCCACCTTCAGCAAGGGCGTGGTGATTCCTGAATTTATCTTCGTCGCCTTCCAGGGCACCTTCGCCGCCATCACCTGCGGCCTGATCGTGGGCGCCTTCGCCGAGCGCGCGAAATTCAGCGCCGTGCTGGCCTTCGTGGTGCTGTGGTTCACCTTCGCCTACGTGCCCGTGGCGCACATGGTCTGGTTCTGGACCGGTCCGGACCTCATCACCAGCGCCGAAACCTCGGCCGCCGAGGCGGCCAAGGCAGGCTTCATCTGGCAGAAGGGCGCGCTGGACTTCGCGGGCGGCACCGTGGTGCACATCAATGCCGCCGTGGCGGGCATCGTGGGCGCCTTCATGATTGGCAAGCGCGTGGGCTATGGCCGCGAATCCATGGCGCCGCACTCGCTGACCATGACCATGATCGGCGCTTCCCTGCTGTGGGTGGGCTGGTTCGGCTTCAACGCCGGTTCCGCCCTGGAAGCGGGCGACGTGGCGGCCCTGGCCTTCATGAACACCCTGCTGGCCACGGCCGGTGCGACCGTGTCCTGGGTCTTCGGCGAATGGATCCTGAAGGGCAAGCCCTCCATGCTGGGCGGCGCTTCCGGCGCCGTGGCGGGCCTGGTGGCCATCACCCCGGCGGCCGGCTTCGTCGGCCCGATGGGCGGCTTGGTCATGGGCCTGCTGGCTGGTATCATCTGCCTGTGGGGCGTGAACGGCCTGAAGCGCATGATCGGCGCTGACGACTCGCTGGACGTGTTCGGCGTGCACGGCGTGGGCGGTATCCTGGGCGCCATCCTGACGGGCGTGTTCGCCGCGCCCTCGCTGGGCGGCCAGGGCATCTGGGACTATGTGGCCAACAAGGGCTCGCCGGACTATTCGATCGCGGGCCAGGTCATGACCCAGGCCACGGCGGTGGGCATCACCATCCTGTGGTCGGGCATTGTGGCGGTCATCGCCTACAAGCTGGTGGACATCGTGATCGGCCTGCGCGTGCCGGAAGAAGAGGAGCGCGAAGGCCTGGACATCACCAGCCACGGCGAATCGGCATATCATTCCTGA
- the gshA gene encoding glutamate--cysteine ligase translates to MVPHLVTALTGPLLDLEEKILAATPAIERWFRLEWQEHTPPFYCSVDLRNAGYKLAPVDTNLFPGGFNHLATEMLPLSVQAAMAAIDKYCPDARNLLLIPEVHERHPTYLQNVARLMQIFRQTGLHVRLGTLNPDITQPTPLALPDGNMLVLEPLERSANGRRVGLKDFDPCTILLNNDLSAGIPAILENIHEQSLLPPLHAGWALRRKSNHFNAYDEVAKKFGKLIGVDPWMVNPFHAKCGEVDLLSGEGQECLASNVDAVLAKIRKKYKEYGMKEQKPFVIIKPDAGTYGKGIISIRDASELKDLSEAQRKKMSVIKDGKVVSDLNIQEGVPTFEHINDAVAEPVVYMIDRYVVGGFYRVHAERGVDQNLNAPGSQYVPLAFAQQHAVPDLKAKPGTAAPNRFYVYGVVARLALLAASLEMERTDPNPEVY, encoded by the coding sequence ATGGTTCCCCACCTCGTCACGGCCCTGACCGGACCGCTGCTCGACCTCGAAGAAAAAATCCTGGCCGCCACGCCCGCCATCGAGCGCTGGTTCCGCCTGGAGTGGCAGGAGCACACCCCGCCGTTCTATTGCTCGGTCGATCTGCGCAACGCGGGCTACAAGCTGGCGCCGGTGGATACCAACCTCTTCCCCGGCGGCTTCAACCACCTGGCCACGGAGATGCTGCCCCTGTCCGTGCAGGCGGCCATGGCGGCCATCGACAAATACTGTCCGGACGCCCGCAACCTGCTGCTGATCCCCGAGGTGCACGAGCGCCACCCCACCTACCTGCAGAACGTGGCGCGGCTGATGCAGATCTTCCGCCAGACCGGGCTGCACGTGCGCCTGGGCACCCTGAACCCGGACATCACCCAGCCCACACCGCTGGCATTGCCTGATGGCAATATGCTGGTCCTGGAGCCGCTGGAGCGCTCGGCCAACGGGCGGCGGGTGGGGCTGAAGGATTTCGACCCCTGCACCATCCTGCTCAACAACGACCTGTCGGCGGGCATCCCGGCGATCCTGGAGAACATCCACGAGCAGAGCCTGCTGCCGCCCCTGCATGCGGGCTGGGCCCTGCGCCGCAAGAGCAACCACTTCAACGCCTACGACGAGGTGGCCAAGAAGTTCGGCAAGCTGATCGGCGTCGATCCCTGGATGGTCAATCCCTTCCACGCCAAGTGCGGCGAGGTGGACCTGCTGAGCGGGGAAGGGCAGGAATGCCTGGCCAGCAATGTGGACGCGGTGCTGGCCAAGATCCGCAAGAAGTACAAGGAATACGGGATGAAGGAGCAGAAGCCCTTCGTCATCATCAAGCCGGACGCGGGCACCTATGGCAAGGGCATCATCAGCATCCGCGATGCGAGCGAGCTGAAGGATCTGAGCGAGGCCCAGCGCAAGAAGATGTCCGTCATCAAGGACGGCAAGGTGGTGAGCGACCTCAACATCCAGGAAGGGGTGCCGACTTTCGAGCACATCAACGACGCGGTGGCCGAGCCCGTGGTCTACATGATCGACCGCTACGTGGTGGGCGGCTTCTACCGCGTGCATGCCGAGCGCGGGGTGGACCAGAACCTGAACGCGCCGGGCTCGCAGTATGTGCCCCTGGCCTTCGCCCAGCAGCACGCCGTGCCCGACCTGAAAGCCAAGCCCGGCACGGCCGCGCCGAACCGCTTCTACGTCTACGGCGTGGTCGCCCGCCTGGCGCTGCTGGCCGCCTCGCTGGAAATGGAGCGCACCGACCCCAACCCGGAAGTCTACTGA